Proteins from a single region of Parambassis ranga chromosome 16, fParRan2.1, whole genome shotgun sequence:
- the arhgef5 gene encoding trichohyalin isoform X1: MGTKRPSCTLFDTISSINTSDRNSQPGGKISRDPSPRPAMTAQSKRERDSNLEENWRRDSETEKIRDKGRYKDMDRLERYYDRDRDPAARPRDRRHEDERTRNGRLLSNVEKETERKVTRGVKKGDTFPRMRKGIPDPDIRMMPEICEERGERRPKERDRPKRAESDEWDKERERAWQRERYRDEMRSREKEEGRNSGGRPVEDERSRQKERYGESDVRFQDRRREGLDLQEIREKDALKRREKPRPGMQERDAIMPSPQRRRDREIYTDKKEKEKTHRREGKRDTRSEGDSDERDLRRERVKDREREELIYQHSKSEGDNNGKPARERDREWQGYRQEDRQREREADRSRRRGVEKSREQYREGDRRAVRPEGERWKQREDRGWTNDRRKEDRYRAYEQKRDKERKDREPNPRWDDMTGGNEASQRAPPQTQSSGVWSSDVDNETRYRRDRDIHADRQFRRDLEDSQKQQTRSEGQERDMVKITGTLPEQRRMWLEPQRGKNSKEEFVHIEKHTRRKERRRDDERVMESQAEWGRAGRRVKEEPDERSWDQSSFKGRHGERGKNTDGETEGVSVDGDEVVDEIRRETDKRGERHLSDSKGGIERSWQRDAEGENVTDNTEDSDREEEGGSEYLARSESEGGSEAGCKQERDSMLSGEDGFVTVSSGGDEEDEREDDEEEEFEDCQEFLGGGVTYEGTSPVGFKGCEGDKEREEEWTIGKEETVDEEEEGSEKKPKYIFFVIGQTLPRSGETSQSQVEIGGVERHNPNLETHHLCSDDASQQSQDDPQLSRNDEHPIIHNQDTEGECNAPRLERSVSGETTEGDIRYTASSELQETESGDGMRSTTEHPYAEIGEINRDSETERLLKEWRDKNKEVEERQREQTSPPSNPYADVYSEQIQPILDQIHSRAMSPEQVEAIRIRLSGAWSMSEEPKRHSQAPHLKWAKNVVREILGNSEEQVVDELNTEEKVDQVVNQPEISKQQEKVAQVTAEIPAVKLTVDEHRSEPELEEEELLEVEGFRGMGQSQAVMHADQLTAMRFVTPTCTHADTLLDPDEKEDHSMDRETEPVVQVLLEKAGLKEEVSKDGDQRVTQRERDTDREREVEMYLSVSTTLYKPNSCPILNYDSDSDLLTSSTEGKNHEQVDQTDESEEERQGGEPEEWGTAVEVGRMIGGEASELDSREGERKVGTLKSTYSFRDLGPQARMRRRGIRKTTERRKDELVELEEEEGVGRDRRTRIFSTTDEDDRSKSWGEMELRNVLDTIEKRKRNSRFFNAAQLYQQYSEAAQNFEILRQSRSDVLSVCEDNTASPAPSPPPARRPLPPLPLVRHPHSKGSIISAKSLPLPEPPRNEGRPPSPRLSVSLTQSATLWRDLPGVRNSHELEELTEDQRRLQEVRFEVVTSEASYCCSLDIVVEHFVKSKQLGALLTTQDRNWLFSRLADVRAISHSFLSKLEERMESDIVHFTVCDIIARHCQRFKMVYVPYLTNQSYQDATYQRLMNENPGFKRIVETLERSPVCQRLPLRSFLVLPFQRITRIKLLVQNIVKRTTPGTAEAMQAIKALKLLEKLIQESNDSISQMKSIESLVSLSAKVDFECRTLPLISQSRRLVREGPVTELMDFSLKDTERNIYLHLFNDYLLLSLQKEGGRFTVIDHSPVSDLRAENCRVKLHSLQKNLFRLHMPHKALLLRTDTQSDKLRWISALSRPHPEIDFSAAQDFAQMQCIRGFVSQQPDELSLDKADVILVHQESGDNWVEGTRLSDRHRGWVPKSHLETISNSRVRQRNLADALKLTTATAAV, encoded by the exons ATGGGGACCAAAAGGCCCAGCTGCACCCTCTTTGACACTATATCCAGCATAAACACATCTGACCGTAACTCTCAGCCAGGTGGAAAAATCTCCAGGGATCCAAGTCCCAGGCCAGCAATGACTGCCCAGTCCAAGCGAGAAAGAGACAGCAACTTGGAGGAAAACTGGAGGAGGGATAGTGAAACTGAGAAAATAAGAGACAAAGGAAGGTACAAAGATATGGACAGACTGGAGAGATACtatgacagagacagagatccTGCTGCCAGGCCAAGAGACAGGCGACATGAAGACGAAAGAACAAGAAATGGGAGGCTGCTGTCAAATgtggagaaggagactgagcgCAAGGTAACAAGAGGGGTGAAGAAAGGTGACACATTTCCCAGAATGAGAAAAGGCATTCCAGACCCTGACATACGAATGATGCCTGAGATTTGTGAAGAAAGAGGGGAAAGGAGGCCCAAAGAAAGAGACAGGCCTAAAAGAGCAGAGTCTGATGAATGggataaagaaagagaaagggcatggcagagagagaggtacagagatgagatgagaagCAGGGAAAAAGAAGAGGGAAGAAACAGTGGCGGAAGACCTGTAGAAGATGAGAGATCACGGCAGAAGGAAAGATATGGGGAGTCTGATGTGAGGTTCCaagacaggagaagagaagggCTTGATTTGCAGGAAATAAGAGAAAAAGATGCActcaaaagaagagaaaaaccaAGGCCTGGCATGCAAGAGAGAGATGCCATTATGCCTTCcccacagagaagaagagatagAGAGATATACACAGATaaaaaggagaaggaaaagacacacaggagagaggggaagagggaCACCAGGAGTGAAGGAGACAGTGATGAAAGAGATCTGAGGAGGGAAagagtgaaagacagagagagggaggagttgaTATATCAGCACAGCAAAAGTGAGGGGGACAACAACGGCAAACCAGCAAGGGAGAGAGACCGAGAGTGGCAGGGATATAGACAAGAGGACAGGCAGAGGGAAAGAGAAGCTGATAGATCCAGAAGGAGGGGAGTGGAGAAGAGCAGGGAGCAGTACAGAGAGGGTGACAGGAGAGCAGTGAGACCGGAGGGGGAAAGGTGGAAgcaaagagaggacagagggtgGACAAAtgacaggaggaaggaggataGATACAGAGCATATGAGCAGAAGAGAGATAAGGAACGAAAGGACAGAGAGCCTAATCCTAGGTGGGATGATATGACAGGAGGAAATGAGGCTTCTCAAAGGGCACCGCCACAAACCCAGAGCAGTGGAGTGTGGAGCAGCGATGTGGACAATGAGACAAGATatagaagagacagagacattcATGCAGACAGGCAATTTAGGAGAGACTTAGAAGACAGTCAGAAGCAACAAACAAGAAGTGAGGGACAAGAAAGAGACATGGTAAAAATAACAGGCACTTTGCCAGAGCAGAGAAGGATGTGGTTAGAGCCACAGAGGGGCAAGAATAGTAAAGAAGAATTTGTACACATAGAGAAACACACTAGgcggaaagagaggaggagagatgacgAGAGGGTTATGGAGTCACAGGCAGAGTGGGGAAGAGCTGGGCGGCGAGTAAAAGAGGAACCAGATGAGAGGTCCTGGGACCAAAGCAGTTTTAAAGGCAGgcatggagagagaggaaagaacaCAGATGGCGAGACAGAGGGAGTAAGTGTAGATGGAGACGAGGTGGTGGACGAAATTAGGAGAGAGACAGATAAGAGAGGGGAaagacatctgtctgacagcaaagGAGGGATAGAGAGAAGCTGGCAGAGGGATGCAGAGGGAGAAAATGTGACAGATAACACAGAGGAtagtgacagagaggaagagggtggGAGCGAGTACTTGGCACGCTCTGAAAGTGAAGGAGGAAGTGAGGCAGGGTGTAAGCAAGAAAGAGACAGCATGTTGTCAGGAGAAGACGGCTTTGTGACCGTGTCCAGTGGCGGcgatgaggaggatgagagagaggacgatgaagaggaagagtttGAGGACTGTCAAGAATTTTTAGGTGGTGGAGTTACATATGAAGGCACCTCACCTGTTGGCTTCAAGGGGTGTGAGGGAGATAAGGAGAGGGAAGAAGAATGGACAATAGGGAAAGAGGAAACGGTtgacgaggaggaagaagggagtGAAAAAAAGCCAAAGTACATCTTCTTCGTGATTGGTCAAACTCTCCCTCGGTCTGGTGAAACGTCTCAGTCACAAGTTGAAATAGGAGGAGTGGAAAGACACAACCCAAATTTAGAAACTCATCATCTTTGTAGTGATGACGCCAGTCAGCAAAGTCAGGATGACCCACAGCTCAGTAGAAATGATGAACATCCAATAATTCACAACCAGGACACAGAAGGCGAGTGTAATGCACCAAGGCTGGAGAGGAGCGTCTCAGGAGAAACAACTGAAGGGGACATCAGATacacagcatcatcagagcTTCAAGaaacagagtctggagacgggATGAGGAGCACAACAGAGCACCCATACGCTGAAATTGGCGAGATTAACAGAGACTCAGAGACTGAAAGGCTCCTCAAAGAATGGagagacaaaaataaagaagtgGAAGAAAGACAAAGGGAGCAAACCTCTCCACCCAGTAATCCGTATGCGGATGTTTATTCTGAACAAATTCAGCCCATCTTGGACCAGATACACAGCAGAGCAATGAGTCCAGAGCAGGTGGAAGCCATTCGGATTAGACTGAGTGGGGCATGGAGCATGTCCGAGGAACCCAAGCGACACTCCCAGGCCCCTCACCTTAAGTGGGCTAAAAATGTTGTGCGTGAGATCCTGGGAAACTCAGAAGAACAGGTGGTGGACGAActaaacacagaggaaaaagtGGATCAGGTGGTCAACCAGCCTGAGATCAGCAAACAACAAGAGAAGGTTGCACAAGTGACAGCAGAGATCCCTGCTGTTAAGCTGACAGTGGATGAACACCGCTCAGAGccggagctggaggaggaagagctgttGGAGGTGGAAGGATTCAGAGGTATGGGGCAGAGCCAAGCCGTCATGCATGCTGACCAGTTAACAGCTATGCGTTTTGTAACACCTACATGcactcatgctgacacactgttAGACCCAGATGAGAAGGAAGACCACAGTATGGACAGAGAGACTGAGCCCGTTGTTCAGGTTCTCTTAGAAAAGGCAGGTTTAAAAGAGGAAGTCAGTAAAGATGGAGATCAGAGGgttacacagagagaaagagacacagatagagagagggaggtggagatgTATTTAAGTGTGAGTACCACGCTGTACAAGCCTAACAGCTGCCCCATTCTTAAttatgattctgattctgacctcctcacctcctctacAGAGGGTAAAAACCATGAGCAGGTGGATCAAACGGATGAAAGTGAAGaagagaggcagggaggggaGCCTGAAGAGTGGGGTACAGCAGTGGAGGTAGGGAGGATGATAGGAGGCGAGGCAAGTGAGTTggacagcagagagggagaaaggaaaGTAGGGACCCTGAAGAGCACCTACAGTTTTCGGGATCTGGGTCCCCAGGCTCGAATGCGAAGAAGGGGAATACGTAAAACcactgaaagaagaaaagatgagcttgttgagttggaagaagaggaaggtgtTGGAAGGGATCGGAGAACCAGAATATTCTCTACAACAG ATGAGGATGATCGAAGCAAAAGCTGGGGAGAAATGGAGCTTAG GAATGTTTTAGACACAattgaaaaaaggaaaaggaattCCCGGTTTTTCA ATGCTGCCCAACTCTACCAGCAGTACAGTGAGGCTGCGCAGAACTTTGAGATCCTGCGCCAGTCTCGTTcagatgtcctctctgtgtgtgaggacaacACAGCGTCTCCTGCCCCTTCACCCCCTCCTGCCCGCAGACCTCTTCCTCCATTACCTCTAGTACGACACCCACACTCCAAAGGCTCCATCATCAGTGCCAAAAGCCTGCCTCTACCTGAGCCCCCGAGGAATGAAGGCAGGCCACCTTCTCCCCGTCTGTCCGTCTCCCTCACACAGTCAGCCACACTGTGGCGGGACTTGCCGGGGGTCAGGAACAGCcatgagctggaggagctgacaGAGGACCAGAGGCGACTTCAGGAG gtaagaTTTGAGGTAGTGACTTCAGAAGCCTCCTACTGCTGCAGTTTGGACATTGTTGTTGAACACTTTGTGAAGTCCAAACAGCTGGGGGCGCTGTTAACCACTCAGGATAGGAACTGGCTGTTCTCTCGTTTGGCAGACGTCCGTGCCATCAGCCACAG TTTTttgtcgaagctggaggagcggATGGAATCAGACATCGTGCACTTCacagtgtgtgacatcatcGCACGGCATTGTCAGCGCTTCAAAATGGTTTATGTGCCCTACCTCACCAACCAGTCCTATCAGGACGCCACCTACCAGCGACTCAT gAATGAGAATCCAGGTTTCAAGCGGATTGTGGAGACATTAGAGAGGAGTCCTGTTTGTCAGAGACTTCCTCTTCGTTCCTTCCTTGTGCTGCCGTTCCAAAGAATCACAAGAATTAAGCTGCTggtccag aATATTGTGAAGAGGACAACTCCTGGCACAGCAGAGGCCATGCAGGCCATCAAAGCTTTAAAACTTCTGGAGAAG CTGATACAAGAGAGTAATGACAGCATCTCTCAAATGAAAAGCATTGAGTCACTGGTTTCCCTCAGTGCCAAGGTGGATTTTGAGTGCAGG ACTCTTCCTTTGATCAGTCAGTCTCGGCGGTTGGTGCGAGAAGGTCCTGTCACTGAACTGATGGATTTCTCTttaaaagacacagagagaaacatttaCTTGCACCTTTTCAATGACTACTTGCTGCTTTCCCTCCAAAAAGA GGGGGGAAGGTTCACGGTGATTGACCACTCTCCAGTATCAGACCTGCGTGCCGAGAACTGCCGTGTCAAACTCCACTCCTTGCAGAAGAACCTGTTTCGCTTGCACATGCCACACAAAGCCCTGCTGCTAAGGACTGACACACA GAGTGATAAGCTACGCTGGATATCAGCCCTGTCGAGGCCTCATCCTGAAATAGATTTTTCTGCTGCACAAG ATTTTGCACAGATGCAGTGCATCAGAGGTTTTGTTTCCCAGCAGCCAGATGAGCTGTCCTTAGACAAGGCTGATGTCATTCTAGTGCATCAGGAAAGCGGTGACA ACTGGGTAGAGGGGACCAGACTGTCTGATCGGCATCGTGGATGGGTGCCCAAATCCCATTTGGAAACCATAAGCAACTCTAGAGTCAGGCAACGCAACCTGGCAGATGCACTCAAACTGACTACAGCCACGGCTGCTGTCTGA
- the arhgef5 gene encoding trichohyalin isoform X2, whose product MGTKRPSCTLFDTISSINTSDRNSQPGGKISRDPSPRPAMTAQSKRERDSNLEENWRRDSETEKIRDKGRYKDMDRLERYYDRDRDPAARPRDRRHEDERTRNGRLLSNVEKETERKVTRGVKKGDTFPRMRKGIPDPDIRMMPEICEERGERRPKERDRPKRAESDEWDKERERAWQRERYRDEMRSREKEEGRNSGGRPVEDERSRQKERYGESDVRFQDRRREGLDLQEIREKDALKRREKPRPGMQERDAIMPSPQRRRDREIYTDKKEKEKTHRREGKRDTRSEGDSDERDLRRERVKDREREELIYQHSKSEGDNNGKPARERDREWQGYRQEDRQREREADRSRRRGVEKSREQYREGDRRAVRPEGERWKQREDRGWTNDRRKEDRYRAYEQKRDKERKDREPNPRWDDMTGGNEASQRAPPQTQSSGVWSSDVDNETRYRRDRDIHADRQFRRDLEDSQKQQTRSEGQERDMVKITGTLPEQRRMWLEPQRGKNSKEEFVHIEKHTRRKERRRDDERVMESQAEWGRAGRRVKEEPDERSWDQSSFKGRHGERGKNTDGETEGVSVDGDEVVDEIRRETDKRGERHLSDSKGGIERSWQRDAEGENVTDNTEDSDREEEGGSEYLARSESEGGSEAGCKQERDSMLSGEDGFVTVSSGGDEEDEREDDEEEEFEDCQEFLGGGVTYEGTSPVGFKGCEGDKEREEEWTIGKEETVDEEEEGSEKKPKYIFFVIGQTLPRSGETSQSQVEIGGVERHNPNLETHHLCSDDASQQSQDDPQLSRNDEHPIIHNQDTEGECNAPRLERSVSGETTEGDIRYTASSELQETESGDGMRSTTEHPYAEIGEINRDSETERLLKEWRDKNKEVEERQREQTSPPSNPYADVYSEQIQPILDQIHSRAMSPEQVEAIRIRLSGAWSMSEEPKRHSQAPHLKWAKNVVREILGNSEEQVVDELNTEEKVDQVVNQPEISKQQEKVAQVTAEIPAVKLTVDEHRSEPELEEEELLEVEGFREGKNHEQVDQTDESEEERQGGEPEEWGTAVEVGRMIGGEASELDSREGERKVGTLKSTYSFRDLGPQARMRRRGIRKTTERRKDELVELEEEEGVGRDRRTRIFSTTDEDDRSKSWGEMELRNVLDTIEKRKRNSRFFNAAQLYQQYSEAAQNFEILRQSRSDVLSVCEDNTASPAPSPPPARRPLPPLPLVRHPHSKGSIISAKSLPLPEPPRNEGRPPSPRLSVSLTQSATLWRDLPGVRNSHELEELTEDQRRLQEVRFEVVTSEASYCCSLDIVVEHFVKSKQLGALLTTQDRNWLFSRLADVRAISHSFLSKLEERMESDIVHFTVCDIIARHCQRFKMVYVPYLTNQSYQDATYQRLMNENPGFKRIVETLERSPVCQRLPLRSFLVLPFQRITRIKLLVQNIVKRTTPGTAEAMQAIKALKLLEKLIQESNDSISQMKSIESLVSLSAKVDFECRTLPLISQSRRLVREGPVTELMDFSLKDTERNIYLHLFNDYLLLSLQKEGGRFTVIDHSPVSDLRAENCRVKLHSLQKNLFRLHMPHKALLLRTDTQSDKLRWISALSRPHPEIDFSAAQDFAQMQCIRGFVSQQPDELSLDKADVILVHQESGDNWVEGTRLSDRHRGWVPKSHLETISNSRVRQRNLADALKLTTATAAV is encoded by the exons ATGGGGACCAAAAGGCCCAGCTGCACCCTCTTTGACACTATATCCAGCATAAACACATCTGACCGTAACTCTCAGCCAGGTGGAAAAATCTCCAGGGATCCAAGTCCCAGGCCAGCAATGACTGCCCAGTCCAAGCGAGAAAGAGACAGCAACTTGGAGGAAAACTGGAGGAGGGATAGTGAAACTGAGAAAATAAGAGACAAAGGAAGGTACAAAGATATGGACAGACTGGAGAGATACtatgacagagacagagatccTGCTGCCAGGCCAAGAGACAGGCGACATGAAGACGAAAGAACAAGAAATGGGAGGCTGCTGTCAAATgtggagaaggagactgagcgCAAGGTAACAAGAGGGGTGAAGAAAGGTGACACATTTCCCAGAATGAGAAAAGGCATTCCAGACCCTGACATACGAATGATGCCTGAGATTTGTGAAGAAAGAGGGGAAAGGAGGCCCAAAGAAAGAGACAGGCCTAAAAGAGCAGAGTCTGATGAATGggataaagaaagagaaagggcatggcagagagagaggtacagagatgagatgagaagCAGGGAAAAAGAAGAGGGAAGAAACAGTGGCGGAAGACCTGTAGAAGATGAGAGATCACGGCAGAAGGAAAGATATGGGGAGTCTGATGTGAGGTTCCaagacaggagaagagaagggCTTGATTTGCAGGAAATAAGAGAAAAAGATGCActcaaaagaagagaaaaaccaAGGCCTGGCATGCAAGAGAGAGATGCCATTATGCCTTCcccacagagaagaagagatagAGAGATATACACAGATaaaaaggagaaggaaaagacacacaggagagaggggaagagggaCACCAGGAGTGAAGGAGACAGTGATGAAAGAGATCTGAGGAGGGAAagagtgaaagacagagagagggaggagttgaTATATCAGCACAGCAAAAGTGAGGGGGACAACAACGGCAAACCAGCAAGGGAGAGAGACCGAGAGTGGCAGGGATATAGACAAGAGGACAGGCAGAGGGAAAGAGAAGCTGATAGATCCAGAAGGAGGGGAGTGGAGAAGAGCAGGGAGCAGTACAGAGAGGGTGACAGGAGAGCAGTGAGACCGGAGGGGGAAAGGTGGAAgcaaagagaggacagagggtgGACAAAtgacaggaggaaggaggataGATACAGAGCATATGAGCAGAAGAGAGATAAGGAACGAAAGGACAGAGAGCCTAATCCTAGGTGGGATGATATGACAGGAGGAAATGAGGCTTCTCAAAGGGCACCGCCACAAACCCAGAGCAGTGGAGTGTGGAGCAGCGATGTGGACAATGAGACAAGATatagaagagacagagacattcATGCAGACAGGCAATTTAGGAGAGACTTAGAAGACAGTCAGAAGCAACAAACAAGAAGTGAGGGACAAGAAAGAGACATGGTAAAAATAACAGGCACTTTGCCAGAGCAGAGAAGGATGTGGTTAGAGCCACAGAGGGGCAAGAATAGTAAAGAAGAATTTGTACACATAGAGAAACACACTAGgcggaaagagaggaggagagatgacgAGAGGGTTATGGAGTCACAGGCAGAGTGGGGAAGAGCTGGGCGGCGAGTAAAAGAGGAACCAGATGAGAGGTCCTGGGACCAAAGCAGTTTTAAAGGCAGgcatggagagagaggaaagaacaCAGATGGCGAGACAGAGGGAGTAAGTGTAGATGGAGACGAGGTGGTGGACGAAATTAGGAGAGAGACAGATAAGAGAGGGGAaagacatctgtctgacagcaaagGAGGGATAGAGAGAAGCTGGCAGAGGGATGCAGAGGGAGAAAATGTGACAGATAACACAGAGGAtagtgacagagaggaagagggtggGAGCGAGTACTTGGCACGCTCTGAAAGTGAAGGAGGAAGTGAGGCAGGGTGTAAGCAAGAAAGAGACAGCATGTTGTCAGGAGAAGACGGCTTTGTGACCGTGTCCAGTGGCGGcgatgaggaggatgagagagaggacgatgaagaggaagagtttGAGGACTGTCAAGAATTTTTAGGTGGTGGAGTTACATATGAAGGCACCTCACCTGTTGGCTTCAAGGGGTGTGAGGGAGATAAGGAGAGGGAAGAAGAATGGACAATAGGGAAAGAGGAAACGGTtgacgaggaggaagaagggagtGAAAAAAAGCCAAAGTACATCTTCTTCGTGATTGGTCAAACTCTCCCTCGGTCTGGTGAAACGTCTCAGTCACAAGTTGAAATAGGAGGAGTGGAAAGACACAACCCAAATTTAGAAACTCATCATCTTTGTAGTGATGACGCCAGTCAGCAAAGTCAGGATGACCCACAGCTCAGTAGAAATGATGAACATCCAATAATTCACAACCAGGACACAGAAGGCGAGTGTAATGCACCAAGGCTGGAGAGGAGCGTCTCAGGAGAAACAACTGAAGGGGACATCAGATacacagcatcatcagagcTTCAAGaaacagagtctggagacgggATGAGGAGCACAACAGAGCACCCATACGCTGAAATTGGCGAGATTAACAGAGACTCAGAGACTGAAAGGCTCCTCAAAGAATGGagagacaaaaataaagaagtgGAAGAAAGACAAAGGGAGCAAACCTCTCCACCCAGTAATCCGTATGCGGATGTTTATTCTGAACAAATTCAGCCCATCTTGGACCAGATACACAGCAGAGCAATGAGTCCAGAGCAGGTGGAAGCCATTCGGATTAGACTGAGTGGGGCATGGAGCATGTCCGAGGAACCCAAGCGACACTCCCAGGCCCCTCACCTTAAGTGGGCTAAAAATGTTGTGCGTGAGATCCTGGGAAACTCAGAAGAACAGGTGGTGGACGAActaaacacagaggaaaaagtGGATCAGGTGGTCAACCAGCCTGAGATCAGCAAACAACAAGAGAAGGTTGCACAAGTGACAGCAGAGATCCCTGCTGTTAAGCTGACAGTGGATGAACACCGCTCAGAGccggagctggaggaggaagagctgttGGAGGTGGAAGGATTCAGAG AGGGTAAAAACCATGAGCAGGTGGATCAAACGGATGAAAGTGAAGaagagaggcagggaggggaGCCTGAAGAGTGGGGTACAGCAGTGGAGGTAGGGAGGATGATAGGAGGCGAGGCAAGTGAGTTggacagcagagagggagaaaggaaaGTAGGGACCCTGAAGAGCACCTACAGTTTTCGGGATCTGGGTCCCCAGGCTCGAATGCGAAGAAGGGGAATACGTAAAACcactgaaagaagaaaagatgagcttgttgagttggaagaagaggaaggtgtTGGAAGGGATCGGAGAACCAGAATATTCTCTACAACAG ATGAGGATGATCGAAGCAAAAGCTGGGGAGAAATGGAGCTTAG GAATGTTTTAGACACAattgaaaaaaggaaaaggaattCCCGGTTTTTCA ATGCTGCCCAACTCTACCAGCAGTACAGTGAGGCTGCGCAGAACTTTGAGATCCTGCGCCAGTCTCGTTcagatgtcctctctgtgtgtgaggacaacACAGCGTCTCCTGCCCCTTCACCCCCTCCTGCCCGCAGACCTCTTCCTCCATTACCTCTAGTACGACACCCACACTCCAAAGGCTCCATCATCAGTGCCAAAAGCCTGCCTCTACCTGAGCCCCCGAGGAATGAAGGCAGGCCACCTTCTCCCCGTCTGTCCGTCTCCCTCACACAGTCAGCCACACTGTGGCGGGACTTGCCGGGGGTCAGGAACAGCcatgagctggaggagctgacaGAGGACCAGAGGCGACTTCAGGAG gtaagaTTTGAGGTAGTGACTTCAGAAGCCTCCTACTGCTGCAGTTTGGACATTGTTGTTGAACACTTTGTGAAGTCCAAACAGCTGGGGGCGCTGTTAACCACTCAGGATAGGAACTGGCTGTTCTCTCGTTTGGCAGACGTCCGTGCCATCAGCCACAG TTTTttgtcgaagctggaggagcggATGGAATCAGACATCGTGCACTTCacagtgtgtgacatcatcGCACGGCATTGTCAGCGCTTCAAAATGGTTTATGTGCCCTACCTCACCAACCAGTCCTATCAGGACGCCACCTACCAGCGACTCAT gAATGAGAATCCAGGTTTCAAGCGGATTGTGGAGACATTAGAGAGGAGTCCTGTTTGTCAGAGACTTCCTCTTCGTTCCTTCCTTGTGCTGCCGTTCCAAAGAATCACAAGAATTAAGCTGCTggtccag aATATTGTGAAGAGGACAACTCCTGGCACAGCAGAGGCCATGCAGGCCATCAAAGCTTTAAAACTTCTGGAGAAG CTGATACAAGAGAGTAATGACAGCATCTCTCAAATGAAAAGCATTGAGTCACTGGTTTCCCTCAGTGCCAAGGTGGATTTTGAGTGCAGG ACTCTTCCTTTGATCAGTCAGTCTCGGCGGTTGGTGCGAGAAGGTCCTGTCACTGAACTGATGGATTTCTCTttaaaagacacagagagaaacatttaCTTGCACCTTTTCAATGACTACTTGCTGCTTTCCCTCCAAAAAGA GGGGGGAAGGTTCACGGTGATTGACCACTCTCCAGTATCAGACCTGCGTGCCGAGAACTGCCGTGTCAAACTCCACTCCTTGCAGAAGAACCTGTTTCGCTTGCACATGCCACACAAAGCCCTGCTGCTAAGGACTGACACACA GAGTGATAAGCTACGCTGGATATCAGCCCTGTCGAGGCCTCATCCTGAAATAGATTTTTCTGCTGCACAAG ATTTTGCACAGATGCAGTGCATCAGAGGTTTTGTTTCCCAGCAGCCAGATGAGCTGTCCTTAGACAAGGCTGATGTCATTCTAGTGCATCAGGAAAGCGGTGACA ACTGGGTAGAGGGGACCAGACTGTCTGATCGGCATCGTGGATGGGTGCCCAAATCCCATTTGGAAACCATAAGCAACTCTAGAGTCAGGCAACGCAACCTGGCAGATGCACTCAAACTGACTACAGCCACGGCTGCTGTCTGA